The Theileria equi strain WA chromosome 2 map unlocalized gcontig_1105316255037, whole genome shotgun sequence genomic sequence TTTGCCATTTGGCATCATACATaaatttttagaatttaCGGGCTGCATGCATGTCGCGTTTGTAGGACTTTTCTTGTAATCTAAATCTTTGACTTATCTGCCTTAAATCTTCATCATGAAATCCTTTTTAATCATCTATCATTCTGCGTAATCACGAATGTTATACTTGCCTTGTCTACAAGGaactttatattttgtataaaaaTACGACACCTCTGCAAAGCACCTGGACAAAATAGGAATATCCACAAAAATCATAGCTTACATGCAAACTAGATTTCTCACCTGCAATTGTGAGCTCATTATAGGTCTAGAATAGAGTCAGAATAAGACCAAAGAGGCAAATAAATGGGAGATGGGTCGACATACGGTAACCACTTATAGGACGAGGTTCTGGAACTGTTAAAAAGAGAAAGTTAAGCTTACCGTAGGTACTAGTACCAAACTTGTGAAAGAGAGGATGGGAATAACATAGAACCTACGTTGTAAATTTATGGAGGTTAATGAGATAAAGGTCTTAAAGTAGACATGCAAAGGGAAATGTTTGGGTTTGGTAAAGAAAGGTCAAGTAGGAGTGTGGTACTAGGGGATTCCTAGCGTCTCTTATTGTTTAAAAGCGTTGGATATGCAAAATCCTAGAGTACTATCACTGGGAACCTCTTGAAAGACCCATTTAAAGGCTAACCTGGCAGAAGAAGCCGTTAGGACGAATATTAGTGAGTATTTATCTGGCAGTAATCTGTGAATGCCCATTAGTTGCCTGTTTAAAGTCCATAAAAGATCTTATGAGGTTGTCTTAAAGTACCCTGGCACACCAATATTCTGGCCTTTTGTCCTCTCAAATATGGTCCGCTGGGATCTCTTGCTTTTGTTCTAATAGTCAAGACATTTAGGCAGCTCGGTAGAGGAAATTATGActcaggaagaagagaatagaaGGAGTTATTCCAGTACCCCATGGActgtctattcttcctcctcttcattcttccattcatctcTTTCTCGTTTACTTGGTAAGAGgctacatcttcatcaaacATCTCATGGTGTGTCCTAGTGGATGAGCGTTTAagggaagatgaatgtcttttccattctcctGGTAACCTGTCTACTGGGACTTTGCCATTGCAGTAGGTCCAAATTTCCCGCTGCTGAGCCCTTTGTAGAGGTTCTAGACGACTATCCCGAAATGGAGACAAGGAGAAGTGGATCAAGCGGCAAGAGACTTGTCTGGGATATGGCCCATGGAATAGTCTATGAAGAGTATACGCAATCCTTGGCTCGCAGACATgattatgaaaatgtagaatataTATCAGCGGAAGCTTCGAAGATGAACACTCACTCTGGAAATACTACTATTCCCGTTACTCTCGATCTTTCAAAACCTGATGAAGAACTCTGCAGAGCCATTAAAACAGATATTGATGGCATTCCTGCAGTAGTATACCTCCCAAAGTCTAACCAAATTAATAAGATTgtgaatggaaagaagGATGTATGGATAGCATCTAAGATAAAGGCTGGCAGACGCACGGTCTTTAAAGTGCATGAAGAGAAATGTTTCTACTGCGTGGCATTCCTTAAGGGAAACAAACCATGTATGGTGGCTATTGGTGCAGAGTTACTTCAAAGTAAATTCTTGCAATACTCCACTTACAAGGACAATAAATGGTCAAGATCAGCAACGGtagatgaaaaggaaattgaTGCCTTGAAAGTAAAGACTAATACACTCACCAAGTTTACTTTGGATCTATCTTCTCTCAAGGAATATGACGAAAAATACCaacttgtaaaatgtgGAAAGGATGGTGTTAATCGTTTGGTTACTCCACAACCTGGCAATCTTATAGAAAGAATCGTAGATGGAAATTTGGAAGTATGGACTGCCAGTGATAATCAAGTTTGCTATCTCTGTGAATATTATCCCAAGGATGACTCTGGAGAGATAAAGTTACATGTCAGGAAGAACGAAGACTCATTTTCGTTCACTCTCTTTGATAAGGTCGATGGCAGctggaagaaaaggtaaatttaaaattcaaGTGAATCCAATGGTAAAAATTGGGAACTTGTGCAGTAGCTCTTCATTGATAAtctctatggatataatgcagttcCATAATTCGGTATCTTGTTTACGCTCCAATGAGAGTGTGCACGTTTAATTACTAATTAACCCaccccgtacgtaccggtctgttatatgtgcgtgattagttcctacacccttgtagacactacagtttcctgtaggtttggggaataatcagaacaggcctttataaata encodes the following:
- a CDS encoding signal peptide containing protein (encoded by transcript BEWA_038570A); the protein is MNVFSILLVTCLLGLCHCSRSKFPAAEPFVEVLDDYPEMETRRSGSSGKRLVWDMAHGIVYEEYTQSLARRHDYENVEYISAEASKMNTHSGNTTIPVTLDLSKPDEELCRAIKTDIDGIPAVVYLPKSNQINKIVNGKKDVWIASKIKAGRRTVFKVHEEKCFYCVAFLKGNKPCMVAIGAELLQSKFLQYSTYKDNKWSRSATVDEKEIDALKVKTNTLTKFTLDLSSLKEYDEKYQLVKCGKDGVNRLVTPQPGNLIERIVDGNLEVWTASDNQVCYLCEYYPKDDSGEIKLHVRKNEDSFSFTLFDKVDGSWKKR